In Miscanthus floridulus cultivar M001 chromosome 5, ASM1932011v1, whole genome shotgun sequence, one genomic interval encodes:
- the LOC136452311 gene encoding uncharacterized protein, translating to MDRSKSYAGGRMQIEPYYGGAARPDFRSYSYSAGGGGMGTSSYSYSYQYEYGGPGAGAGAGAGAGEEVKRSKSKRRWLALADPDLDRKRRVAAYKAYGVEGKVKGSFRKSFKWIKDRYFNLVYGWS from the coding sequence ATGGACCGGTCCAAGTCGTACGCGGGCGGGCGCATGCAGATCGAGCCGTACTACGGCGGCGCCGCGCGGCCGGACTTCCGGTCCTACTCGTACAGCGCCGGCGGGGGCGGGATGGGGACGTCGTCCTACTCCTACTCGTACCAGTACGAGTACGGCGgcccgggggcgggggcgggggcgggggcgggggcgggggaggaggTGAAGCGGAGCAAGTCGAAGCGGCGGTGGCTGGCGCTGGCGGACCCGGACTTGGATCGCAAGCGCCGGGTGGCGGCGTACAAGGCGTACGGCGTGGAGGGCAAGGTGAAGGGCTCCTTCCGCAAGAGCTTCAAGTGGATCAAGGACCGCTACTTCAACCTCGTCTACGGATGGTCCTGA